One Aegilops tauschii subsp. strangulata cultivar AL8/78 chromosome 7, Aet v6.0, whole genome shotgun sequence genomic window carries:
- the LOC109732504 gene encoding helicase SEN1, giving the protein MFQHPVRRRLAAAAWNWNRATATRHLGPGGVRQLGWTKAASDGHAASAQEKAHYVPPLFSAMRADSAKYSTTPDPKEEHPEPELEETPTFSWELQCLLNEDLYKDQMKRIPATFTSIRDYTRSFLVPLMEERRAGVRAALEGIGHAPVAKVDWIEEYRRRCGAVDAPGPTCTSVPEQPCAIAIVRGDAVTEGFKVHTLVELLSGSLPLKQHDGRAEKIALSLFAVHLINHKTAMYAPSRLPTADHGDINVIQKIAKYTPMVGQERNLLLPKPPPQILPPDKALDDGLEKFKLSPSQHNAVLDCVSAMHQDTSCWVRLICGPPGTGKTKTMVALLWSMMMKNHRTLALAPTNTAMMEVASSLLALFDRDSPFSWSDVVVLGSKDLVYAVDANLREMLLQRRISRLNHVEDWSDHLNNLLHLLEKPWSLYCSYRWDARKEYEECDWELQGPELGRWDEQGGTVSFTEFFVDNYEHFEECLRRCLKAYRNDLPLPARCEQSFPFIDELLHALETLGDLLRADPERLMRKLFFKKPVGWPEFLEARAVCIDKLKQLPDHFHVPTSYDKFEEYILNNAKIILCTACTSSQLSQGRKLGELKPIDLLVVDEAEQLSDTATLDADFERSLFERLISLGHPRHLLDVQYRMHPGISKFPLSRFYLGKVTDGPNVLQRDYERKLLAGPMYGPYSFIDIKGGTESSGEHGMSLSNTAEAAAVTRIGERLFNESVRSGQKLAVGVVSPYKVQVHAIQESLGRLECWAHGGREGFSLKVQTVHGFQGAEEDVIVFSAVHSNSHGSVGLLADWRRTNLALTRAK; this is encoded by the exons ATGTTCCAGCATCCGGTtcgtcgccgcctcgccgcgGCGGCATGGAACTGGAACCGAGCCACCGCCACCCGCCATTTGGGGCCTGGCGGAGTCCGGCAGCTTGGATGGACCAAGGCGGCGAGCGACGGCCACGCCGCGTCGGCGCAGGAGAAGGCGCATTATGTGCCGCCCCTTTTCAGCGCGATGAGGGCAGATTCGGCCAAATACTCCACCACGCCGGATCCGAAGGAGGAGCATCCGGAGCCGGAGCTGGAGGAGACGCCGACCTTTTCGTGGGAGCTCCAGTGCTTGCTCAACGAGGACTTGTACAAGGACCAG ATGAAGAGAATCCCAGCGACTTTCACCTCAATCAGGGACTACACGAGGTCCTTCCTGGTGCCACTGATGGAGGAGAGGCGCGCCGGCGTCCGCGCCGCGCTGGAAGGCATCGGCCACGCGCCGGTGGCTAAGGTGGACTGGATCGAGGAGTACC GACGACGATGTGGTGCTGTTGACGCACCGGGGCCGACGTGCACGTCGGTGCCGGAGCAGCCGTGCGCCATAGCGATCGTTAGAGGCGACGCGGTGACCGAGGGTTTCAAAGTCCACACTCTGGTGGAGCTGCTATCAGGTAGTCTGCCGCTCAAACAACATGACGGAAGGGCGGAAAAGATCGCATTGTCTCTTTTCGCGGTGCACCTGATCAACCACAAGACGGCAATGTATGCTCCGAGCCGGCTGCCTACCGCCGATCATGGGGACATTAACGTCATTCAGAAAATTGCCAAGTATACTCCAATG GTTGGCCAAGAGCGCAATTTGTTGTTGCCAAAACCACCTCCACAAATACTACCACCAGACAAGGCGCTTGATGATGGTCTCGAGAAATTCAAGCTCAGCCCCTCGCAGCACAACGCGGTGCTGGACTGCGTTTCAGCAATGCATCAAGATACGTCGTGTTGGGTGCGCCTCATCTGCGGGCCTCCGGGGACAGGGAAAACCAAGACCATGGTGGCCCTGTTGTGGTCCATGATGATGAAGAACCACAGGACACTGGCCCTCGCCCCGACCAACACCGCGATGATGGAGGTCGCGTCCAGTCTCCTCGCTCTCTTCGATCGCGATTCGCCCTTCTCCTGGAGCGACGTGGTGGTGCTTGGCAGCAAGGATCTTGTCTATGCCGTGGATGCAAACCTCAGGGAGATGTTACTCCAGCGGCGTATTTCCCGGCTCAATCATGTCGAGGACTGGAGCGACCATTTGAACAACTTGTTACACCTTCTTGAGAAGCCGTGGAGTTTGTATTGCTCGTACCGTTGGGACGCCAGGAAGGAGTACGAGGAATGTGATTGGGAGCTGCAGGGACCAGAGCTCGGGAGGTGGGATGAGCAAGGAGGGACAGTGTCATTTACGGAATTCTTCGTGGACAACTACGAACACTTTGAAGAATGTCTGCGCCGCTGCCTAAAAGCTTACCGCAACGACCTCCCCCTCCCCGCAAGGTGCGAGCAGAGCTTCCCTTTTATAGATGAGCTCCTGCACGCGCTCGAAACCTTGGGGGACCTCCTGCGGGCCGACCCGGAACGGCTGATGCGAAAGCTCTTCTTCAAGAAGCCGGTGGGGTGGCCGGAGTTTCTGGAAGCAAGAGCCGTGTGCATCGACAAGCTGAAGCAATTGCCCGACCACTTTCACGTCCCAACCTCTTATGACAAATTCGAAGAGTACATACTGAACAATGCTAAGATCATACTTTGCACCGCTTGTACCTCGTCCCAGCTGAGCCAGGGCAGGAAACTTGGGGAACTTAAGCCAATCGACCTTCTTGTCGTTGATGAGGCGGAGCAGCTGAG TGACACA GCCACCTTGGACGCCGACTTCGAGAGAAGCCTGTTCGAGAGGCTTATATCCCTTGGACATCCtaggcacctccttgacgtgcaGTACAGAATGCACCCGGGGATAAGCAAGTTCCCCCTCTCAAGGTTTTACCTCGGCAAGGTGACAGATGGCCCCAACGTCCTCCAAAGGGATTACGAGAGGAAGCTCCTGGCTGGCCCAATGTACGGCCCCTACTCGTTCATCGACATCAAAGGCGGGACCGAGAGCTCGGGCGAGCATGGCATGAGCCTGAGCAACACGGCCGAGGCAGCCGCCGTGACCCGGATCGGGGAGAGATTGTTCAATG AGTCGGTTCGCTCGGGACAAAAGCTCGCCGTAGGCGTGGTATCGCCGTACAAGGTGCAAGTCCACGCCATCCAGGAGAGCCTCGGAAGGCTCGAGTGCTGGGCACATGGCGGCCGAGAAGGCTTCTCCCTGAAGGTTCAGACCGTGCACGGGTTCCAGGGTGCCGAGGAGGACGTCATCGTCTTCTCCGCCGTGCACAGCAACAGCCACGGGTCGGTGGGGTTGCTGGCCGACTGGAGGCGCACGAACCTGGCGCTGACCCGGGCAAAGTGA
- the LOC109732489 gene encoding transcription factor MYBS1 has product MASQGATTAAWTNEEDKAFENAVASGAPPPLDGVPEECWFAALAASVPARSTEEVRRHYEALVEDVGAIDAGRVPLPRYAGEDSSAAATAAAPSKDRREDRKSFDSDSGKGCSKAEQERRKGIPWTEEEHRLFLLGLDKFGKGDWRSISRNFVISRTPTQVASHAQKYFIRLNSMNRDRRRSSIHDITSINNAAQAVPPITGQAPAALGGPPGGMMKHPGMVGMYGGAPMGHPVAGHMVPAAVGTPVMFPPGPGHPPYAMPVGYPAPHQ; this is encoded by the exons ATGGCCTCTCAGGGAGCGACCACGGCGGCGTGGACCAACGAGGAGGACAAGGCGTTCGAGAACGCGGTCGCATCCGGTGCACCGCCGCCGCTGGACGGCGTGCCGGAGGAGTGCTGGTTCGCGGCGCTCGCGGCGAGCGTGCCGGCGCGGTCGACGGAGGAGGTGCGGCGACACTACGAGGCCCTGGTGGAGGACGTCGGCGCGATCGACGCCGGCCGCGTCCCTCTCCCGCGCTACGCCGGGGAGGACTCTTCCGCCGCGGCGACCGCAGCGGCGCCTAGCAAGGACCGGCGCGAGGACCGGAAGAGCTTCGACTCCGACTCCGGGAAGGGCTGCTCCAAGGCGGAGCAGGAGCGGCGCAAGGGCATCCCCTGGACTGAGGAGGAGCACAG GCTGTTCTTGCTGGGGCTGGACAAGTTCGGCAAGGGCGACTGGCGGAGCATCTCGCGCAACTTCGTCATCTCCCGGACGCCCACGCAGGTGGCCAGCCACGCGCAGAAGTACTTCATCCGCCTCAACTCCATGAACCGGGACCGCCGCCGCTCCAGCATCCACGACATCACCAGCATCAACAACGCCGCCCAGGCCGTGCCGCCCATCACCGGCCAGGCCCCCGCCGCGCTGGGGGGGCCGCCCGGGGGCATGATGAAGCATCCCGGGATGGTGGGCATGTACGGAGGGGCGCCCATGGGCCACCCGGTCGCCGGCCACATGGTCCCCGCCGCCGTCGGCACGCCGGTCATGTTCCCGCCGGGGCCGGGCCACCCGCCCTACGCCATGCCCGTCGGCTACCCGGCTCCGCATCAGTGA